From a region of the Haloferax volcanii DS2 genome:
- the lysX gene encoding lysine biosynthesis protein LysX encodes MHVGLLYSRIRRDEKLLLNELRDRGHEVTKIDVRKEQFDLTEPPESFDGLDVVVDRCLATSRSIYITRFLKSYGIPVVNSHETADICADKAKNSLALADAGVPTPNTKVAFTVDSAMDIVEEFGYPCVLKPVVGSWGRLMAKIDSESAAEAILEHKSTLGNYEHKVFYIQEFVEKPGRDIRVLATDGEPVAAMVRSSDHWLTNAAKGASVDEFELDDRAKELVKQASDAVGGGLLGVDLMETGDDYTVHEVNHTVEFKALNDAVEADVPATVVDWLEAKADGAQSLAEVSA; translated from the coding sequence TTGCACGTTGGACTGCTCTATTCCCGGATTCGCCGCGACGAGAAGCTGCTTCTCAACGAGCTTCGCGACCGCGGCCACGAGGTGACGAAGATAGACGTTCGGAAAGAGCAGTTCGACCTCACGGAGCCGCCGGAATCGTTCGACGGACTCGACGTGGTGGTCGACCGCTGTCTAGCGACGAGCAGGAGCATCTACATCACGCGCTTCCTGAAGTCGTACGGAATCCCGGTCGTCAACTCCCACGAGACCGCCGACATCTGCGCCGACAAGGCGAAAAACAGCCTCGCGCTCGCGGACGCGGGCGTACCCACGCCGAACACGAAAGTGGCGTTCACGGTCGACTCGGCGATGGACATCGTCGAGGAGTTCGGCTACCCCTGCGTCCTCAAGCCGGTCGTCGGCTCGTGGGGTCGCCTGATGGCGAAAATAGACTCCGAGTCGGCCGCCGAGGCCATCCTCGAACACAAGTCGACGCTCGGCAACTACGAGCACAAGGTGTTCTACATCCAGGAGTTCGTCGAGAAGCCGGGCCGCGACATCCGCGTGCTCGCCACCGACGGCGAACCCGTGGCCGCGATGGTCCGCTCGTCGGACCACTGGCTCACGAACGCCGCGAAGGGCGCGAGCGTCGACGAGTTCGAACTCGACGACCGCGCGAAGGAACTCGTCAAGCAGGCGTCCGACGCGGTCGGCGGCGGCCTGCTCGGCGTCGACCTCATGGAGACGGGTGACGACTACACCGTCCACGAGGTCAACCACACCGTCGAGTTCAAGGCGCTCAACGACGCCGTCGAGGCGGACGTTCCCGCGACGGTCGTCGACTGGCTCGAAGCGAAGGCCGACGGCGCGCAGTCGCTGGCGGAGGTCTCGGCGTGA
- the lysW gene encoding lysine biosynthesis protein LysW yields the protein MSDTITAEDPLSGEEIELPADVEVGEIIDSPATGAELEVVSLDPVTLEEAPELEEDWGE from the coding sequence ATGAGCGACACCATCACCGCGGAAGACCCGCTGAGCGGAGAGGAAATCGAGCTGCCGGCCGACGTCGAAGTCGGTGAAATCATCGACAGCCCCGCCACGGGCGCAGAGTTGGAAGTCGTCTCTCTCGACCCCGTGACACTCGAAGAAGCGCCCGAACTCGAAGAGGACTGGGGAGAGTAA